A region from the Vicia villosa cultivar HV-30 ecotype Madison, WI linkage group LG3, Vvil1.0, whole genome shotgun sequence genome encodes:
- the LOC131657014 gene encoding DNA damage-repair/toleration protein DRT100-like produces MASSFIITVTVFITTVIIAANGCSPSDRIALLSFKAALTEPNHGIFNSWTGENCCVNWYGVSCDSTTGRVTDINLRGESEDPILSGRPGYMTGKISPEICKIDRLTTLVVADWKAITGEIPQCVTSLSNLRILDVIGNKLTGKIPSNIGNLQRLTVLNLAENSISGEIPPSIVDLASLKHLELSNNALTGTIPANFGKLGMLSRALLNRNQLTGSIPVSISKIYRLADLDLSMNRLTGSIPAELGKMPVLSTLNLDSNSLSGQIPSTLLSNSGLGIVNLSHNGFSGSIPDVFCPKSYFMVLDMSFNNLNGRVPGSLTSSKYIGHLDLSHNHLCGPIPLGLGSTFDHLEASSFNNNDCLCGNPLKTC; encoded by the coding sequence ATGGCTTCTTCATTCATAATCACCGTAACCGTTTTCATCACCACCGTCATAATCGCCGCGAACGGTTGTTCTCCGTCAGACAGAATAGCACTCTTATCCTTCAAAGCCGCACTTACGGAGCCTAACCACGGCATCTTCAACTCATGGACCGGCGAAAACTGTTGCGTCAACTGGTACGGCGTCAGCTGCGACTCCACCACCGGCCGTGTCACTGACATCAACCTCCGTGGCGAGTCAGAGGATCCAATCTTATCCGGACGTCCAGGCTACATGACCGGAAAAATCTCACCGGAGATCTGCAAGATCGACCGCCTCACCACTCTCGTCGTCGCCGACTGGAAAGCGATCACCGGAGAGATTCCTCAATGTGTAACCTCCCTCTCGAACCTCCGAATCCTTGACGTAATCGGAAACAAACTCACCGGAAAAATTCCTTCCAATATCGGAAACTTACAACGCCTCACCGTTCTTAACCTCGCCGAAAACTCAATCTCCGGCGAGATTCCACCGTCAATCGTCGATCTCGCTTCTCTAAAACACCTAGAATTAAGCAACAACGCTCTCACCGGAACAATTCCCGCTAACTTTGGAAAACTCGGAATGCTAAGCCGCGCGTTGCTGAACCGGAACCAACTCACCGGTTCAATTCCGGTTTCCATTTCAAAAATCTACCGGCTCGCTGATTTGGATTTGTCTATGAACCGGTTAACCGGTTCGATTCCTGCTGAACTCGGCAAAATGCCGGTTCTATCAACTTTAAATTTGGATAGTAACTCACTCTCGGGTCAAATACCTTCCACCTTGTTAAGTAATTCGGGTTTGGGTATAGTGAATTTAAGTCATAACGGGTTTTCGGGTAGTATACCCGATGTTTTTTGCCCAAAGTCTTATTTCATGGTTTTGGATATGTCGTTTAATAATTTGAACGGGCGGGTACCCGGTTCGTTAACGTCGTCGAAGTATATCGGGCATTTGGATCTTAGCCATAACCATTTGTGTGGACCTATACCATTGGGTTTGGGTTCAACTTTTGATCATCTTGAAGCGTCGTCGTTTAATAACAATGATTGTTTGTGTGGGAACCCGTTGAagacttgttaa